In Haematobia irritans isolate KBUSLIRL chromosome 1, ASM5000362v1, whole genome shotgun sequence, a genomic segment contains:
- the LOC142235966 gene encoding uncharacterized protein LOC142235966, producing MPKAYALLALIRRHSTEFQDPYVRKTLYTALVRTKLEYAQIVWSPSCSTHINRIERLQKKFVKFCLSSLNFTEPIPLYEHRCKLIHLPTLKDRRLLQCILFLYKVICGTLDCPYILSKIGFHVPSRRLRNFEVFHVPCHRTSYAMNKPITRFLTEYHYKLSELFKIYGEHMHEKWNA from the exons ATGCCAAAAGCCTATGCCCTTTTAGCTTTGATCAGACGACATAGTACAGAGTTTCAAGATCCTTATGTGCGCAAGACTTTGTACACTGCGCTTGTAAGGACAAAGTTAGAATATGCACAAATTGTTTGGAGCCCGTCGTGTAGTACGCATATTAATCGTATTGAACGTCTtcagaaaaaatttgtgaagttttgCTTAAGTTCACTCAATTTTACTGAGCCAATTCCACTCTATGAGCATCGATGTAAATTGATACATTTGCCTACATTAAAAGATCGAAGACTTCTGCAATGCATTCTATTCTTATATAAAGTTATATGTGGCACTTTAGATTGTCCTTATATTCTTAGTAAAATAGGATTTCATGTACCATCCCGaagattaagaaattttgaagtttttcatgttcCTTGTCATAGAACTAGCTACGCTATGAATAAGCCCATCACTAGATTTCTTACAGAAT ATCACTATAAATTATcggaattatttaaaatatatggaGAACATATGCATGAAAAATGGAAtgcctaa